In Triticum dicoccoides isolate Atlit2015 ecotype Zavitan unplaced genomic scaffold, WEW_v2.0 scaffold181657, whole genome shotgun sequence, the following proteins share a genomic window:
- the LOC119344711 gene encoding uncharacterized protein LOC119344711 has translation MASSPILPMGCRFSPSDADLISFYLRPMIAGEPLPEAAARFLHTADAYGADPAALVSGLLPAVPLAPKTGAERRCWYFFCSAKALSGHDKRRSRAVGGGEGTWHAEKGRAAVLDGEGRVVGYKQSFRYKPIHSDGSVEAVWLMVEFRVAHDRQGDDEKGETVPVLCKVYQSPRKPRSASVPTSPAYRRGRKRKAGDDSAPVKTVKRRLLVPPAAPILLSAVEPQPDLNNCSDGVSVDQLLDDLMSGLTPDQVLGDFLMPLPESDVNCSFSMANENSDQVFLGDLLMPVPEPVVNYSFCMPDHAGSMVSNYGTVLHGGSVTPLFHNSDQFDLSVPIIEPLPTDLQSQTAMLNFSFLSCAPYAGICDSWTVGESTDDEAASVSWYDSAQSSPEVPTEWMMQTPFATPYLF, from the coding sequence ATGGCCTCCTCCCCCATCCTTCCCATGGGCTGCAGGTTCAGCCCGTCCGACGCCGACCTCATCTCCTTCTACCTCCGCCCCATGATCGCGGGCGAGCCCCTCCCTGAGGCCGCCGCCAGGTTCCTGCACACCGCCGACGCGTACGGCGCAGATCCGGCCGCCCTCGTCTCGGGCCTCCTGCCCGCGGTCCCGCTGGCGCCCAAGACCGGGGCCGAGCGGCGGTGCTGGTACTTCTTCTGCTCCGCCAAGGCCCTGTCCGGGCACGACAAGCGCAGGTCCCGcgccgtcggcggcggcgagggcacGTGGCACGCCGAGAAGGGGAGGGCGGCCGTTCTCGACGGCGAGGGACGCGTCGTCGGGTACAAGCAGAGTTTCAGGTACAAGCCCATCCATTCCGACGGATCCGTGGAGGCCGTGTGGCTCATGGTCGAGTTCCGTGTGGCTCATGATCGTCAAGGAGATGATGAGAAAGGTGAGACGGTTCCAGTTCTTTGCAAGGTCTACCAGAGCCCGCGCAAGCCCCGATCTGCGTCCGTCCCGACGTCGCCGGCATACAGgagggggaggaagaggaaggccggAGACGACTCAGCTCCGGTGAAGACTGTGAAGCGGCGGCTGCTTGTTCCTCCTGCTGCACCAATTCTGCTGTCGGCCGTCGAGCCACAGCCAGACTTGAACAACTGCTCGGATGGCGTCTCAGTGGACCAGCTTCTTGATGATCTCATGTCCGGCCTCACGCCTGATCAAGTCTTGGGTGACTTCTTGATGCCTTTACCTGAATCAGATGTCAATTGCAGCTTCTCCATGGCCAATGAGAATTCTGATCAAGTCTTTCTGGGTGACTTGTTGATGCCTGTCCCTGAACCAGTGGTCAACTACAGCTTCTGCATGCCCGACCATGCCGGTTCCATGGTGAGCAACTACGGCACCGTCCTCCATGGTGGTTCAGTCACACCCCTTTTTCACAATTCTGATCAATTTGACTTGTCGGTGCCCATCATCGAACCACTGCCAACTGACTTGCAGAGCCAGACAGCAATGCTAAATTTCAGCTTCCTGTCGTGTGCCCCGTATGCTGGAATTTGCGATTCTTGGACAGTAGGCGAGAGCACGGACGATGAAGCGGCCTCAGTCAGCTGGTATGACTCTGCTCAAAGCTCACCAGAGGTTCCAACCGAGTGGATGATGCAAACACCATTT